The Microplitis demolitor isolate Queensland-Clemson2020A chromosome 9, iyMicDemo2.1a, whole genome shotgun sequence genomic sequence ctaaaaaaaatgtctcttataattttgcCTTAGGATTAATAAGGaagccgtaatttcaaaattaagattttcataactaacaaaaatttgaatcattcattatgaatctcaatttttgaattacggGTAAAATATCGGTCGTATaagaaaatcataagagacattttttttcgaaaattaaatttcctacaacttttgtttgaaaactttttctataagaccaatattttcgccagaatatcaaacatttgaacgattcatttcaaaattaaggcaaaaatcttgtccctaatttaatttaatttaatttaattattattaactatattattaattagatttcttatgacaatttttaatgaacacaaattattttatgtcgaATTTATTCACTTAATTTTACGtacgttaaataattaattattaataataataattgagtaTTTTAATCAGTGATCAAGTAAAGAGAACTTtcatatcaattataaaatttataaatggaagattttattttatatttacatattatgTATAGAAGACtagatacataaaaaaaatatttttattaattaattaattagtcaaccatttaataaattcaattcattAATCAGAATTATGTTCAGCAAAGTGACATGTTActgcagtaattaaaaataaatgcaatGACGACTTTACGTTATCATTTATCGTTAATTGCCGTAGTATTaaatacttgaattattaaaacattttgacaatttttttttttttaattaaattaattactgtattTTAATGGAACACTTAATTGGATTATAAACttctttgtttaattaaatatttaaaaaataatttttgacttaaatttttttttttatggaaaacaaaattttttttatttttattacgtagtcttatattttatggagtaattattaaatttaaaaaaaaatttacagtaatatatatatatatatatatatatatatatatatatatatatatatattactgtcataaaaatcgactatttttttttttatcaaaaattatacggAAATTATCCATGGAAAACTTTTCCTTAAACTATCGAATTTAATAACTCGTCAGCAAATCAATATATCAGAAAAgtgaacatatattttttattgtaaattgaacgctctacaaaaaaggtctctaataattttttgataaatttaatttttcaaaagttattcgaacTCAAAGTTGAATTCgtggtaaatttttaaaatatttgaattttcccgcGAAACCATCAGAgctatcacaaaatattataagaccttttttgtagataattttatttcctacaatttatctcttataaatttttcaaaattcctgaAAGCTCTTTAGTTATTTGTATTTGAATgtcaatttgttaaaaaaattttttgatttcgtttttttgtcctcagtatataattaaaagtaaaacaaattaaGCGCATGTACAGACCCtctttttatcaattatacgtgtttttaaaaaaactaacttACCCAAAGTAATTTACACGAGTTTACAACTGCCctcttacaataaaattaataataatataattattaaatataaattaccaGCTAGCTTAccgatatatttattttaaattacgttaGTGTCtacttatatattaatttcgtAGAGTAAAAAGCTAATGACCGTGGTTGTAAAGGTGCCACCGCTGTGACTCGACACTGGAGTCGCATTTTTCGGCAGTGATTCCGCGCTGCGCGTGATACTTTGAGTCCATGCACACAGGGATCCTCGAGTGTCTTATCAGTCCACCCTCGAGGTACCTCCACTTCTGGTTTTCGCTCCCATCGCAGACCTGCATCAGCAGAGTCGTACCTTTTGCGTACATTGGAAGAGTCAGACACAGCTCGTGGTGTTTTATCAGTCCGTCTTTAGTCAGACtccattcctataattttttatttttattttcgtaacTTCCagtgataatttaaatcatcagtaaataaaaattcaaattacctGATTCCCGCCAGTGTCATGACAGGGATAGAGACCGACGTTACCATCTAATAGATGTCCCATGCTATCGAGACAAGAGTGTCCTTGTTTTAGTGAACCACCAGGACCTCCTTCGCTAGTCGGTATCACTAATTCTGgataaacatttttcaaataccAACTGAATGGCTTgcaatgcaatttttttttcaactcgagTCTGTCTGCGATGctggaaattaaaataaaattttagtcaaGATTTGTTGGGTTGAAAGATCGGGTAGGGGTGAAGTGGGTGGGGATTAAGTTTTGAGTACAAGTTGTATTTGTTTGGGGACTTGGGGGTTGAAAGAGCAAGTGGAAGAGGTTGGGAATGAGAATGAGGATGAGAAATGAAAACGTACTTTCCGTAGGGTATGTTCCGTGCAAGAGGGACCGCGTTGTAATAGAAGTGCTTATAGTCATCCATCCAGACTTCAGCGGCACGTCGGGTATTTCTGGCAAACACGTTTCCACTTCCGCCGGGAAACGAGTACGGGTGACGTTTGCGAAATACGTGGCCGACTCGCGAGCAAGGTATTATCTCCAAACTTCCACCGCACTGCCATACACGGAAGGATATttctgtaataatttatattttttttttaaggatttGTCTCAGACTTTATAATTGcgattttttagaaattcaaaaaaaatttttataaaaatttcaaaaaaaaaataattaaaattaataagtaattaccTAAATTTTCTCCACCCCAAACATCCATCTGTGTGTCATATTTCCCCAGCTGTTCAAAGTAAGCTTTGTCGATAACAAACAAACCCCCAGCAATCATCGGTGTCCTTATCGCCTGTGTTGGGTCTTTTTGTCTGGCGGTTCTTTCAGTTTGACTTAAATATTCCCATTTGAATACTAAGCTCCAATCAAATCCGCCTCTCAAATCTGCTGATGCGCCTgctcattcaaaaaatttttaattttcatattttcttattcttttttttttttttttaatttattataattttcttaccGATATATTGAAAGGTATCCATGCTGATTACATCAATAACTGGACAGACTACACGACTAGGATCTTCGGCAACTCTTTCAAGTAATGGCTCGAGCCAATCGGCATTACACTCGCAATGAGAGTCGAGAAACGTCAGTACGCTGGCTATCGCAGCGTCAGCACCACGTACCCGCGATCTCATCAGTCCTTCACGTTTTTCATTTCTTATCACTCTCACTTTATGAATTTTCGATAATTCTTCTCCGTCTTCGGctgtttatttcaaaattcataaaattaatcaaattatcttttatttttttaattaaaaaaaaaaaaatttctacttacGGTGATCACTAAAATCATCTACGAGAATTATTTCTTTGATAAGATGCTCTGGGCTCCTATTTAGGACACTGTaacattaattgattattatcaataaattttgaaaatatcaaagcaTTAAAGTGGGGGAGTTtggtcattttaaaataattttttgcaaaccattcaaatattttttcaataaatttccgcgcaaaaacaagttttgaatttaaaatttatttgcgcgcgaaaaaaatttgaatttgaaatttaaaaaaaattaattttgacattaagatgtttttttttaatttttacccgaatttatttcatgaaaattttctaatttaaaaaaaaatctaaattcttattaattttccaCAAGTCTAATTAACGcggtcattaaatttaataaagtcaTTAGCaagcattaaaataatttcgaaacttaaatataattttatttttcccattttagaataataataattccagACGGTGGATTTTACCAGTCgccaacaaatttaaaaatatgacgcGTAGAGTGAAAAATGTCTTAATTAATGCCGCGGTTAcggttttaacttttttatatatgaggAACAAACTGTATAAGTAAAGATAAAATGTAGATGACATAAAGGGTTTTAATTCACTCCCCCACTCCCTTCCGGCGAACACTTCGTGCGTGCAAATAAAATGGATATCGACTACGGAATTGCGATTAGAAAATTCCATCAGTTTCCATTCCCTCAATCCATTAAAACTtctctcttattttatatttcttaaattagtttttttttatcccgaAAGAGTAAACGGAAAACGACATTTgctattggaaaatttttatccatttcCGGTGTTTAAATAGAAACCGGTTTATTTCGGTATTTACATTTTCTActttttaatatgaaatatatttatttttaattttaatattttttcacttaaattttttttttttattaattatttctttaccTGACTACAGTTCGCAGTAATGTTGATCTTGCCTCGTTATGGAAAGTTATAATTACGGAAGTAGGTGGCAGATCACGTCTCCATTGTTTTAGACGACACctgaaaaatcataaaatttttttttaataatcaaaaatttaaaaaaaaatcaagagaACAAAACTTCGAGTTTCCTCTgctcgaaaataaattttttctctgatatttgaatttttcccgctaaaattttaaatttcaaatcgataatttttataaaaaattaaagtaataaaaattttttttaatttagtaaattaaaaaaaaaattcgatcgtTAACGCAAGTCcatctcatatattttacaaaatctaaataatGAAACTTCGATGgcagaatttaaataaaaaaattaaaattaatagcgagtaaataaaaatgaaatatgaaTGGACATAAAATGACGGATGATTAAGATAACAATAGCGAAAATTTAAACCCACTGCGACATGTATGATCGCGAACAGCCACCGCGCCGcgacaggaaaaaaaaatggtcggCTCTTACGCTCGCGTATTATCAACGCAGCCTCCGTTCGCGAATATGTTTCCCATCAATTTCTCACTCCTCGGGTATGAAACTCGACAactatttaaactatttacaCGAACATACTTGTCTAATTACCAAATACTACTCAGGCCAGTCGCGAAAACAATTATATCCAATTACAGCtggcatttaatttatttatttatttattttgtcggAGAGAAATTCTATCGGATTTTCGACCCCGTAATGGctcttgttaaatttattagattaGAAAGTAtcttcttataaataaatatatggatagatggatggatggatgggtgagattaaaaaataaaataaaagtaatatggCATAAAAGGTCCGCGTCAGAACGTCACGAGCTACATAAATGCGGCGAGACGGTAAAACGATCCCCAATATGTCAgcttaagattttttatacttttttcatcttatCCTCAAGATAAACTCACGAAACGTGCGTTGAATTATCCTTtgtatacattattatttttttttctttttttatttttttggtgacaaaaaaaatttattttacttttagagaaattttttaaatatttaattgaagattattaattttattagttgtCACTAGATCAAGTATACATTTGAAAGCTGATAGGGATATTTCGTTTAGCAGAAGCTCGACTTCCGGCctgatgtaataaaaaatttaattaattttttgaatttttgaattgagaaatatttggaattaagaaaattattcaaaaatacctTAAATATGGGTCGTATGGAAAAAGTTatgaggaccttttttgtaggaaatttaattatctatcgAAAAGGTCTCCAtgaatttttccatatttccattattttcctaggaaattcaatttataaatttagtcaCAATAATATCGCTTTTTATAaagttgatatttttgaaaattgattttaaagcTCAAATATGAGTTTtagctaaaaatataaagagaccttttttgtaggaaattaaattttctataaaaaaggtctctaTGAATTTTCCCATATTTCCATTATTTTCCCtggaaattcaatttataaatttaatcacaaTAAAATCGCTTTTTATAaagttgatatttttgaaaattgattttaaggCTCAAATATGAGTTTTagctaaaaatataatgagaccttttttgtaggaaattaaatttcctataaaaaaggcCTCTATGAATTTTTCCATATTACCAGTATTTTCcccaaaaaatcaatttataaatttcatattcttttgaaatttaaaaaaaaaaatttcccgcgtCAGTTTACCCTCCCCTATTTAATATGCAatgagaaatataaaaatagttattcgtaaagtaaaataaaatgtatacagAACTCAGATTAAAAAAtgaggtaaaaaatttcacaagtACTGCGAATACATACTTATGTTTTATATGTACACATttgtagtaaatatatttatgtagagaagttgtatgtgtatgtgtaatTGAAGTGAGTACATGTTTTACTTTCGCATCTAGAACGTACACAAAATGTAAGAGGACCCGATCGAGTGGACCAAATACCTGTCGGTGCATTGATGAGTACTGTGTACTCTGTACTCTACTTTTCTCTTCGTTCACATGAAAACTCATTCAGTTACGTCActgattaatatatatatatatattaatcagTGACACAATCAATATATTGAAtcttagaataaaaaaaaatatttttcgcatCAATTAATAGCcgagtaaaaaatgaaaatgttaCGCAGCGGGAAGTGGGTCGAGATTACCGAGAGATGAGATCGATTGGGAAATTGGACGAGAGattgtagatttaaaaatagccGTGCGTGAATTGTTGAAAAGTAGAACGAGACTTTgtctactttattttttttttctctattttttattttaagggAAATTTTCATTCTGAGTGAGTACGCGGTGTGTGGGTAATGTCGTTGTGGGAGGAAAAGGGGGTTGGGGATGAAATACGAGGAATTCTTATTGGATACTCTGGAAGCCGGGAATTATATAGGAAACGTATAGAACGAGGTCGCGATTCGAGGACGTTTATAGTGAAATATTAAGTTCCGTTTTTGgttgatgatttaaatttatttttgtttgtttatttggGTAGTTGGGAAGTATCGTAAttcagttaattatttattggtttatttttatatcgtaCTAGTTTATTTGAGGTATCTGAGGTTGAGGTACTCGATAATGACAGGAAATTAGGTTTCGTTTTCATTTCAATAGATTACGAGGCAgtgtttatttttgaaattgttttCTGGCTTAAGTATTGATTGTATGGAAAAATGTATagataccttttttatagggaattcaattttctataaaaaagatctctttgaatttttccatattttcattattttcccCGGAAATtcgatttataaattcagtCATAATATTATCTtccaaaaagtttataaatttttggaaattcatTTTGAGGCTCAAATATGAGTTTTAGctaaaaatacaaagagaccttttttgtagggaattcaattttctataaaaaagatctctttgaatttttccatattttcattattttcccCGGAAATtcgatttataaattcagtcataatattattttccaaaaagtttataaatttttggaaattcatTTTGAGGCTCAAATATGAGTTTTAGctaaaaatacaaagagaccttttttgtagggaattcaattttctataaaaaagatctctttgaatttttccatattttcattactttcCCCGGAAATtcgatttataaattcagtcataatattattttccaaaaagtttataaatttttggaaattcatTTTGAGGCTCAAATATGAGTTTtagctaaaaatataaagagaccttttttgtcgacagtgaaatttcctacaaaaaaggtgtAGCAAGTTTTCCTCTATTTCCACAAGTTTTtccacaatttaaatttgtagaCCGGAAGAATAAAGCAGGACGATTTTGAAATAActtgtgaatattttaaaaataattaacagaaGTTGTGTTTTAATAAGCGCCGCTGTCCTATAAAGAAGACTCTCCTATTAATGAATGTGTATGCACTATGGATATGATCCTGAGTCAGTGCTCGTATTGCATACGGTGCAATTAGAAAGGATGTGAGAGAGCAGTTCACATTCTGGCATACATGTTATATTACTCAGATATTGCACGATTTCTAACGTCAACATAAAACCCATACTATACACCAAGAGACCCGAGAATGAGTGAAGAGGTGAATAAGTATTAAGAGAGTACCGAGATGAAATCGCAACAGGAAAACATGCCTCAAGCACTATGACCTTAatccatttattttctttactagggcaaattaaatttacattttatttcatttctcaacgcttttacaaatatttcaaataaaatagttatcaTCTCTATCtgattatacttttttttcagatcttaaataaatattcagtgCCAATAGAACCCAACcataaagaaaatgaattttcaaatccGGAAAAATGACccgctaataaatttttattatttttttatttaatttgagtcgtaaaatattttataggaaTATAAAtatccttaaaaatttttctgggcAAAATGAAcccatg encodes the following:
- the LOC103578640 gene encoding polypeptide N-acetylgalactosaminyltransferase 2, whose amino-acid sequence is MRRNVKIVLLLSCAWMFVFVYYYHSSRDNKNENRALRLKESALGLSSSGAGSSGSYVDADGTAMVMSSEILSPPTPDPQVTWNYFDEQGYVSRGGLRAGEDPYARNKFNQEASDGLPSNRDIPDTRSAMCRLKQWRRDLPPTSVIITFHNEARSTLLRTVVSVLNRSPEHLIKEIILVDDFSDHPEDGEELSKIHKVRVIRNEKREGLMRSRVRGADAAIASVLTFLDSHCECNADWLEPLLERVAEDPSRVVCPVIDVISMDTFQYIGASADLRGGFDWSLVFKWEYLSQTERTARQKDPTQAIRTPMIAGGLFVIDKAYFEQLGKYDTQMDVWGGENLEISFRVWQCGGSLEIIPCSRVGHVFRKRHPYSFPGGSGNVFARNTRRAAEVWMDDYKHFYYNAVPLARNIPYGNIADRLELKKKLHCKPFSWYLKNVYPELVIPTSEGGPGGSLKQGHSCLDSMGHLLDGNVGLYPCHDTGGNQEWSLTKDGLIKHHELCLTLPMYAKGTTLLMQVCDGSENQKWRYLEGGLIRHSRIPVCMDSKYHAQRGITAEKCDSSVESQRWHLYNHGH